One segment of Candidatus Auribacterota bacterium DNA contains the following:
- a CDS encoding queuosine salvage family protein, with amino-acid sequence MREAILEGIRPIIDGLQHVEIDRERVGAFCRRHPAVNIDLPDWRQDFIYPWDDEGAADYFLLFNCINFAFWAKGDNVKWRISYKGRWHDGAYGLMGALTRALEEGLPILDGAFLKEMTEKQLREILRGEGDLVLLPERVAILREVGSGLVERYEGSFRCLLREARGSAAALARLLVDGFPSFNDACRTGGREVRFYKRAQLAAAMIYQRFRGAGPGAFCDIDDLTVFADYKLPQALRRAGVLRYGEALARTVDSRTLIPPCSSEEIEIRACTIWACELIMGEYARMKQKMNSVMLDAFLWLLAHEKAADDKPYHLTETIYY; translated from the coding sequence ATGAGAGAAGCGATACTTGAGGGCATTCGGCCGATCATAGACGGGTTGCAGCATGTGGAGATAGACAGGGAGCGCGTGGGCGCGTTCTGCCGCCGCCACCCCGCGGTCAATATAGACCTGCCCGACTGGCGGCAGGATTTCATTTATCCGTGGGATGATGAGGGCGCGGCGGATTATTTCCTCCTCTTTAACTGCATTAACTTTGCGTTCTGGGCAAAGGGGGACAATGTAAAGTGGAGGATTTCGTATAAGGGGCGATGGCATGACGGCGCGTATGGCCTCATGGGGGCGCTCACCCGCGCCCTGGAAGAAGGGCTGCCGATCCTCGATGGCGCCTTCCTCAAGGAGATGACGGAGAAACAGCTCCGGGAGATCCTCCGTGGCGAGGGGGACCTTGTCCTCCTCCCTGAACGGGTGGCAATTCTCAGGGAGGTGGGGTCGGGCCTCGTGGAGCGTTACGAGGGGAGCTTCCGCTGCCTCCTGAGGGAGGCGCGCGGGAGCGCGGCGGCGCTCGCGAGGCTGCTGGTGGATGGGTTTCCCTCGTTCAATGACGCGTGCAGGACAGGCGGGCGTGAGGTCAGATTTTACAAGAGAGCTCAGCTCGCCGCCGCCATGATATACCAGCGATTCAGGGGCGCCGGCCCAGGCGCGTTTTGCGATATCGACGACCTCACGGTCTTCGCGGACTACAAGCTCCCGCAGGCGCTGCGCAGGGCGGGCGTTTTGAGGTATGGGGAGGCGCTGGCCAGGACTGTTGACTCGCGCACGCTCATACCCCCGTGTAGCAGCGAGGAGATTGAAATTCGCGCCTGCACCATCTGGGCCTGCGAGCTGATCATGGGGGAGTATGCCAGAATGAAGCAGAAGATGAATTCAGTGATGCTCGATGCGTTCCTCTGGCTCCTGGCGCACGAGAAGGCGGCTGACGACAAACCGTACCACCTCACGGAGACGATCTATTACTAG
- a CDS encoding DUF962 domain-containing protein, which translates to MALATCCRAAGNKAFPLPHPPKNMLIRNIYLKWAERHTHRLNLILHLAGIPLTIAALPVLLFYSPAWALVLFTSGYTVQFLGHAIEGNKSGEQLLCEKLLRRARPPSNRSSP; encoded by the coding sequence TTGGCTCTGGCAACCTGCTGCCGGGCGGCGGGAAATAAGGCGTTCCCCCTACCGCATCCCCCGAAAAATATGTTGATACGCAATATCTATCTGAAATGGGCTGAGAGACACACTCATCGCCTCAACCTCATCCTGCACCTCGCAGGGATCCCCCTCACGATCGCCGCCCTGCCCGTCCTCCTTTTTTATTCCCCGGCCTGGGCCCTCGTGCTCTTCACCTCGGGTTATACCGTGCAGTTCCTGGGCCACGCCATAGAAGGGAACAAGTCAGGGGAGCAGCTCCTCTGCGAAAAACTCCTCCGCCGCGCGCGCCCTCCTAGTAATAGATCGTCTCCGTGA